A single region of the Ptychodera flava strain L36383 chromosome 9, AS_Pfla_20210202, whole genome shotgun sequence genome encodes:
- the LOC139140452 gene encoding methenyltetrahydrofolate synthase domain-containing protein-like yields MAGDITKASIRQKIWDYLEANNLASFPRPVHHRIPNFKGAPAANDQLKELDVFKKSRTVKINPDKPQEHARFLTLEAKKTLMVPTPRLKTGLFNKITPPKGCNKETLRTCSTSQGVRQYSLPIGLDDQIKVDLVIVGSVAVSTKGHRIGKGEGFADMEYAMMSSMGAVDQNTIVITTVHDCQVMDLPDELFDSHDLTLDYILTPTRLIKCEGNLPKPTGIIWRKLTLEKFNQIPILKNLRFREKKAGKDVRLKHEFESMAEETSHGSKSEKHADAATSVASEPKESKSQVQSRGNTPPSVKSNTSSSVSVFVGGISRGLRVSEFKAKIRENNVLPIKVTWHGARGFAFLQFENNSDAEAAVSILDGLDVHGSVLRSDIAKDKGK; encoded by the exons ATGGCCGGAG ACATCACCAAAGCCAGTATTAGACAGAAGATCTGGGATTATTTGGAGGCTAACAACTTGGCCAGTTTCCCGAGACCAGTTCACCATAGAATACCAAACTTCAAG GGAGCACCAGCAGCAAATGATCAACTCAAAGAACTGGATGTCTTCAAAAAATCAAGGACAGTGAAGATCAACCCAGATAAACCACAAGAACATGCAAGATTCCTGACCCTTGAG GCTAAGAAAACATTAATGGTACCAACACCAAGACTGAAGACaggattattcaataaaatcaCTCCTCCAAAAGGTTGCAACAAGGAAACTTTGCGAACTTGTTCAACTTCTCAA ggagTCCGTCAGTACAGCCTACCTATCGGACTTGACGATCAAATTAAAGTTGACCTTGTGATAGTTGGATCTGTTGCTGTATCAACTAAGG GTCATCGCATCGGTAAAGGGGAAGGGTTTGCTGATATGGAATATGCCATGATGTCATCCATGGGAGCTGTTGATCAGAACACCATTGTCATAACAACGGTTCATGATTGCCAAGTGATGGACTTGCCTGATGAACTCTTTGATAGTCATGACCTGACCCTAGATTACATTTTGACCCCAACAAGGTTAATCAAGTGCGAGGGTAATCTACCCAAGCCGACTGGAATCATCTGGCGCAAGCTGACCTTGGAAAAATTCAATCAGATTCCAATTCTGAAAAACTTGAGATTCAGGGAAAAGAAGGCAGGCAAAGATGTCAGACTCAAGCATGAATTTGAATCCATGGCTGAGGAGACAAGTCATGGATCCAAATCTGAAAAACATGCCGATGCGGCTACAAGTGTTGCATCTGAGCCAAAGGAGAGTAAAAGCCAAGTTCAATCTAGAGGTAACACTCCACCATCAGTAAAGTCAAATACCTCATCTTCCGTTTCCGTGTTCGTAGGTGGCATTTCCAGAGGACTCAGAGTCAGCGAGTTCAAAGCAAAAATCAGGGAAAACAATGTTCTTCCGATCAAAGTTACCTGGCACGGTGCCAGAGGATTTGCTTTCCTGCAGTTTGAAAACAACTCAGATGCTGAGGCTGCTGTGTCAATCTTAGATGGACTGGATGTACATGGGAGTGTTTTGAGATCAGACATAGCAAAAGACAAAGGGAAATAA
- the LOC139140453 gene encoding methenyltetrahydrofolate synthase domain-containing protein-like has translation MATEVTKASIRQKTWDYLEANNLASFPRPVHHRIPNFKDATAANNRLKELDVFINSRTIQISPDKPQEHARFLTLEAKKTLLVPTPRLKTGLFNKITPPKGCNKETLQTCSTSQGVRQYSVPIGLDDQIKVDLVITGSVAASTKGHRIGKGEGYADMEYAMMSSMGAVDQNTIVITTVHDCQVMDMPDDLFGSHDLTVDYILTPTQLIKCEGTLPKPTGIIWRKLTLEKFNQIPILKNLRFREEKAGKDVRLKHEYESKAEETSYDSK, from the exons ATGGCCACAG AGGTAACTAAAGCCAGCATTAGACAGAAGACCTGGGATTATTTGGAGGCTAACAACTTGGCCAGTTTCCCAAGACCAGTTCACCATAGAATACCAAACTTCAAG GATGCCACAGCTGCCAATAATCGACTCAAAGAACTTGATGTCTTCATAAATTCAAGAACAATTCAGATCAGCCCAGATAAACCACAGGAGCATGCAAGATTTCTGACCCTTGAG GCTAAGAAAACATTACTGGTACCAACACCAAGACTGAAAACaggattattcaataaaatcaCTCCTCCAAAAGGTTGCAACAAGGAAACTTTGCAAACCTGTTCAACTTCTCAA GGAGTTCGTCAATACAGCGTACCTATCGGACTTGATGATCAAATCAAAGTAGATCTTGTGATAACTGGATCTGTGGCTGCATCGACCAAAG GTCATCGCATCGGTAAAGGGGAAGGGTATGCTGACATGGAATATGCCATGATGTCATCCATGGGAGCTGTCGATCAGAACACCATTGTCATAACAACAGTACATGATTGCCAAGTGATGGACATGCCCGATGACCTCTTTGGGAGTCATGACCTGACAGTGGATTACATTTTGACCCCGACACAGTTAATTAAGTGCGAAGGAACTCTACCCAAGCCGACTGGAATCATCTGGCGCAAGCTGACCTTGGAAAAATTCAATCAGATTCCAATTCTTAAAAACTTGAGATTCAGGGAAGAGAAGGCAGGGAAAGATGTTAGACTCAAGCATGAATATGAATCCAAAGCCGAGGAGACAAGTTATgactcaaaataa